One uncultured Draconibacterium sp. genomic window, AACACCCGGAGATATTTGCCAAAGGAATGGTATCAGTTGATTCTACCAGTGAATCGATGATTAGTGTAACAAACGATGGTTTTGCCATTTTTTTTATGCGTTATTTTAAAGATGAAAAAGGAAATACCAACGGTGTACAAAGTCTCTATACGCGTTTTGATGGAAAAAAATGGACGGATTTAAAACAGAAAGACCGCGAAATGTTTTACAGAACGCCCCGCTTTGTTAACGATTCTTTGGCCATTATGGAATCGAATGCTTGTATCTGGAAATCGAAAAAAGTAAATGACAGTACCTGGACCAAACCGGTATTTGTTGATAGTTTGGATTTAAGCCGGCAAAATGGAGTCTCGGATTGGAGCATTACTGCAGATTTAACCCTGTTTTATGTGCAAAACGGAGATGTGGTAACTGCAAGGATTGATAATGACCAACTGGATGAAAGTAAAAAGATTACAGGATTTGAAGGTTTTAAAACGCGGCATGTTGGCGTGGCTCCCGGTGGCGATTATTTAATATGTGATGGATTTTTAGAGGGAGTAAATAATGGTTGGGTCGATAATTTTATTTCATTCCGAAAAACCGATGCCAGCTGGACTTTTCCGGTTCATATGGACAGTACCATAAACACAAAAGGCGAAGGAAACTACTTTCCGCGAATTTCACCCGATGGTGCAGTCTTCTTTTTTTCGAGGCAAAATTCTGCCAATTTAAGTGACATCCTTTGGCTGAGTACAAAAGGTTTGGATAGCTACAAAAACCTAGCGGAATAGTTGCCAAAAATGTTGGCCGACAGAGAGTGGCAAACAATATTTCCAAGCACATCAAATATTGCAGACATTTGCCTCAAGTGTGCCAGGCAATTCGCTATTATTCGTAAATTTACAGGCACTTACAATTTAAACTGTTTATTATAAATGAAAAAGGTGTTGTTGTTATTGGCCAGTGGTTTTGAGGTATTCGAAGCCAGTGTTTTTATTGATGTTATTGGATGGAACCTTGTGGAAGGTGATGGTTCAACAGAGCTGTTTACCTGTGGATTAAGAAGCGAAATTAAAAGTTCGTTTAAACAACGTTTTATCCCCGACTTTTTAATCGATGATATTGACATTAATGACTTTGATGCATTGGCTATTCCGGGTGGATTTGAAATTTATGGATTTTACAACGATGCCTACTCTTCTATATTTCTTGATTTGATTCGGGCTTTTAAGTCCCAGAATAAATTAATCGCTTCCATTTGCGTTGGTGCATTGCCAGTTGGTAAAAGCGGGATATTAAAAAACAAAAAAGCGACCACATACAACAGTTTGGTTCGCCGTCAGGCCTTGCAGGAGTTTGGAGTTCATGTTCTGGATCAACCCATTGTTAGCGACGACCAAATCATTACATCATGGAATCCATCCACTGCAGTTGACGTGGCTTTGTTGCTGCTGGAGCAATTAACATCTAAAGATAATGCAGAAAAGGTGCGTCATTTAATGGGATTTGATGTGTAACAAAACCCTGCATGTGCCAATCAATTTTAATTTGATAGTAATTAATAATTCACCCCTTTTATGAAAGAATATAAAAATCAGGCGGACGACTATTTAAGCCCGCATTATATAAGCCGGAGTAATTGGTTGCGGGCTGCAGTACTGGGTGCAAACGACGGAATCCTGTCGACAGCCAGTATTGCAATTGGTGTTGCAGCAGCCAGCAACACACGCGAACCAATTGTTTTAGCAACACTGGCCGGTTTAGTTGCTGGAGCATTATCGATGGCAGCCGGCGAATATGTATCGGTAAGTTCACAAACCGATGTGGAGCATGCAGACATAGAACGAGAGAAGAAGGAGTTGCTTGATATGCCCGAATTGGAATTACAACGTTTGGCAGAAATTTATGAAGGAAGAGGTTTGAAAAAAGAAACGGCTCTGTTGGTGGCAACCGAATTATCGGAGAAAGATGCTTTGGGAGCCCACGTAAGAGATGAATTGGGAATTAACGAAATTAGCCAGGCCAAACCTACTCAGGCTGCATTTGCTTCCGGAGCCGCTTTTTCGGCTGGTGGTATTCTTCCTTTTTTTGTTGTGTTGTTTTTGCCACTTCATAGTATGGAATATATGCTTTATGTATTTGCCATTTTCTTCCTCTCTGTACTTGGAGCTTTAGCCGCAAAAACGGGAGGTTCGAGTGTTGTTAAGGCCATTCTTCGTATTACATTTTGGGGAACCGTAGCCATGGGATTAACAGCATTTGTTGGTTATTTATTTAATGTTACCACAGCATAAGTATTACTTTTAAATTGATGCTTTCAACGCTTGTGATGTGAGTTTTATTCCGTTGCAGCGTTCTCATTTCTCAGGCTAAGGAGCTTAAAAATAAATTTGTTTTCTATTTGTATTTTTCATAATTTGTATAACGATTAACCAAGTACAATTAAAATTCAACTAATTATTAAAGCTAACCCACAAAATATGGCATCCAAAACTTCAAATAATCTTTCTGAAATAACGAATCGGGAAGCTATCCAAGTGTCATTCTCTTGTAAGGAAGTTTTAAAGCCAATTTTTAGAACACCACATTAACACAATCTCAAAAGAAAAAACAAAAAGGATATGGATCAGGGGACGATTAATTCTTTTTTTGTATAACAGGAATAATTCATGACCGGGGAACGCAAGTAATTGTGTTCCCCTTTTTTTATCTAAAAATACTGTCCTCGAGGCGGGTTGATTCATATTCTTTCAGACTAATCCTTTGTTTCCAAACCAGAATTTTTACGTTTTTCTATGTTTCTTTACTGAAAAGCTTTCGAGTGGATCAACATCTGATTTGTTCCTGTTAATTGTCATTTGTTTTTACACCCGGAAGACCTTGCTTTATTGTTTCAAATTCGTACCTTTTTTTAGCAATACAAAAACAATGAGGTTATTACTTACTAATATAAAAGAACTGGTTCAGGTAGAAGATAATCCGGTACTGTTTAAAGCCGGTGCCGAAATGAGCCGCGTTGATACCATTCGGGATGCTTTTCTGCTGATTCATGAAGATAAGATTGAAGACTTTGGTTCCATGGATCGATTACACGAGGTGCCCGACGAAGATGTACTGGTTGAAATAGACTGTTCCAATCGTTTGGTTTATCCGGCTTTTTGCGATTCGCACACGCATCTGGTTTATCCTGCACCGCGTGAAAAAGAATTTGTCGATCGTATCAAAGGTTTGTCGTACGAAGAAATAGCGCGCAGGGGAGGGGGCATTTTAAATTCAGCAAAACGTTTACACGAAACTGTTGAAGATGACTTGTACAACGATGCCATGGACCGGATTTCAGAGATCATAAAAATGGGAACAGGAGCCGTTGAAATTAAAAGTGGTTACGGTTTAAATACCGAAGACGAATTAAAAATACTTCGGGTAATTCGTCGCATTAAAGAAACCGCTCCCCTTTGTGTAAAGGCCACTTTTCTTGGTGCTCACGCTATTCCGCAAGAGTATAAAAACAATCCGGCAGAATATGCCGATGTGGTTATTAACGAAATGATTCCGCAGGTGGCTGCCGAAGAGCTGGCCGATTATATCGACGTATTTTGTGACCGGGGATTTTTCTCGGTGGAAGATACCGAACGTATTCTGATGGCCGGAATGAAATATGGTTTGCGGGCAAAAATCCATGCCAACGAACTGGGTTTAACCGGTGGAATTCAGGCAGGAGTAAAATACAATGCACTTTCGGTTGATCACCTCGAATTTGTGGGCGACGAAGAAATCACAGCTTTAAAAGACTCGGAAACCATGCCTACGGTTTTGCCGGGAGCAGCTTTCTTTTTAAATATGCCGTATTCGCCGGTTCGAAAAATGATAGAAGCCGGATTGCCGGTGGCTTTGGCATCGGATTATAACCCGGGTTCATCGCCCAGTGGAAACATGAGCTTTATTTCGGCCATGGGCTGCATAAAATACAACATGATTCCCGAAGAAGTGATTAACGCAACTACAATAAATACAGCCTATGCAATGGGAATCAGCGATAAATACGGAAGTATTGCGCGGGGCAAAATTGCCAATTTGTTTATTACCGGTACAATGCCTGGTATTGAGTATTTGCCTTATTCTTATGGCACCAACCTTGTGGAAACTGTAATTTTAAATGGCGAAGTACAAAGCTTATAGGCTTCGACTTCGCTCAGCCTGACAGGAACATGGAGCATTGCCAAAATGTGTTCTTCTTTTAAAATTAAATTCATGTGAAAAATCATTATCTGATCTTTGTCTTATTTTTAATTTCGTTTCAATATAATAGTCATTTCGATTCGTCAGTTGACGAAGAGAAATCTGTTGCAGCAAAGAACATATTTCTCTGTCATACTTCCTTCGAAATGACAATGAGGTAAACTAAACATTATGAAAAAAATTATCGAATGCGTTCCTAATTTTTCCGAAGGGCGCGATATGAGTATTATAAAAGAGATTACGAATGCCATTGAAAGTGTGGCAGAAATCAGCTTGCTGGATGTTGATCCGGGGAAAGCAACCAACCGCACAGTAGTAACTTTTGTTGGCGAACCCGATCATGTTGTAGAAGCCGCCTTTCGGGGAATAAAAAAGGCAGCCGAATTGATCGACATGAGCAAACACCACGGAGAACACCCGCGTTTTGGTGCTACTGATGTTTGTCCGCTGGTACCGGTGGCAAATGTGAGCATGGAAGAAGCGGTTGAATATGCGCGTAAACTAGCGAAACGTGTTGGCGAAGAATTAGAGATTCCGGTATTTTGTTACGAGTTTGCAGCTTTTAAGCCGGTGCGCCAAAGTTTGGCAAATTGCCGTTCAGGAGAGTACGAAGCTTTAAAAGAACGTATTGCCGGTGTGGAGTGGAAACCCGATTTTGGCCCTGATAAATGGAATTCCAAAGTGGCTGGAAGTGGTGCAACGGCAATTAGTGCCCGCAATTTTCTGATTGCCTACAATGTGAATTTAAACACCACATCAACACGCCGCGCCAATGCCATTGCTTTTGATGTGCGTGAGGCAGGTCGTGTAAAACGCGAAGGAGATCCGGTAAGCGGAAAAATTGTGACTGATGAAAAGGGTGAGCCGGTTCGAATTCCCGGAACTTTGAAAAAAACACGTGCCATTGGCTGGTACATCGAAGAGTACGGAATTGCCCAAATCTCGATTAACCTAACCGATATTACAGTTACTCCGGTGCATGTTGCTTTTGATGAAGTTTGTAACAAAGCGCAGGAGCGTGGCATTCGTGTAACCGGCTCCGAGTTGGTGGGATTAATTCCTTTGCAGGCTATGTTGGATGCCGGAAAATACTTTCTGAAAAAGCAACAACGTTCAACGGGTATTTCAGATGAAGAGATTATTAAAATTGCCATAAAATCGTTGGGACTTGATGAATTGGCACCTTTTGACCCCCAAAAGAAAATCATCGAATATGTGATTGAAGATCAGTCGGCCAAAAAACTGGTTGATATGAGTCTGACTCAGTTTAAGGAAGAAACAGCTTCTGAATCGCCGGCACCGGGCGGAGGATCTATTTCTGCTTATGTTGGTTCCATGGGAGCAGCTTTAGGAACAATGGTGGCCAATTTGTCGGCACACAAACGTGGATGGGACGATCGTTGGGAGGGGTTCTCCGATTGGGCAGAAAAAGGGAAATTATACCACACGGCTTTGGTAAATTGTGTGGATGAAGATACCGATGCGTTTAATAAAATAATGGCTGCATTTGGACTTCCAAAAGGCAGCGAACAGGAAATAGCAGATCGTAAACAAGCCATTCACGATGCCACAAAAAATGCCATTGAAGTGCCTTTAAAAGTGATGCAGCTTGCTTCTGATTCATTGGAAGTGATGCAGGCTATGGCAGAATTTGGAAATCCGAATTCGGTATCGGATGCCGGAGTTGGAGCACTTTGCGCCCGGACTGCAGTTGAAGGAGCTTACCTGAATGTAAAAATAAATGCGGCAGGTTTTAATGACAAAGTATTTCTGGAAGGTGCCTTGTCAAAAGCAGAAGAACTTCTAAAATCGGCTAAAGAAAAAGAAGCGGCCATTTTAAAAGTGGTACATCAGAAAATTGAAGGTTAAAATAGTATTGTCATTTCGACGAAGGATGAGGAGAAATCTGTAACTAATATTAGTTGGATACAGATTTCTCCTTACGTTCGAAGTGACAATTTTTAGTTTTGCTTATTCTTTGGGAGCATTCTTTTTCAATCTTTCAATTTTTTTGAGGTAGTCATTGTTCCCACTTAACTGAAATGCTTTGTTTAGATTTTTGATTGCATTTACAGAGTCACCTTGTGCTTCGAAGTAATCTGCCATTGACCCATAAACATTTGCATTTTCAGGGTAGTATTCCAGCGCAAAATCGAAATACATTTTTGCTTTTTCGGCTTGTTGCATATCCATATTCATATACCCCGACATCGTTAATAACTCTTCAGGGTAAGGTGGTGCAATATATCCAAAATGGTCTTCCAGTTTTTTTGCCCGATATCTAACAATGTTAAGCAGTTCTTCTTTTGGAGTATCAAATGAATTGATTCTGTCGGTATTTTCCATCTGAAACCATTCAAAAACTGAGATTAATCCGTCCATAATTGAAGGGAATGGAATAGTGCCATGAAGATCGTTGGGATAAAATTTCCACTTAAAAGCCAAGCCATTTGTAGCATTTTGCTCAAGT contains:
- the ftcD gene encoding glutamate formimidoyltransferase encodes the protein MKKIIECVPNFSEGRDMSIIKEITNAIESVAEISLLDVDPGKATNRTVVTFVGEPDHVVEAAFRGIKKAAELIDMSKHHGEHPRFGATDVCPLVPVANVSMEEAVEYARKLAKRVGEELEIPVFCYEFAAFKPVRQSLANCRSGEYEALKERIAGVEWKPDFGPDKWNSKVAGSGATAISARNFLIAYNVNLNTTSTRRANAIAFDVREAGRVKREGDPVSGKIVTDEKGEPVRIPGTLKKTRAIGWYIEEYGIAQISINLTDITVTPVHVAFDEVCNKAQERGIRVTGSELVGLIPLQAMLDAGKYFLKKQQRSTGISDEEIIKIAIKSLGLDELAPFDPQKKIIEYVIEDQSAKKLVDMSLTQFKEETASESPAPGGGSISAYVGSMGAALGTMVANLSAHKRGWDDRWEGFSDWAEKGKLYHTALVNCVDEDTDAFNKIMAAFGLPKGSEQEIADRKQAIHDATKNAIEVPLKVMQLASDSLEVMQAMAEFGNPNSVSDAGVGALCARTAVEGAYLNVKINAAGFNDKVFLEGALSKAEELLKSAKEKEAAILKVVHQKIEG
- a CDS encoding DJ-1/PfpI family protein, which codes for MKKVLLLLASGFEVFEASVFIDVIGWNLVEGDGSTELFTCGLRSEIKSSFKQRFIPDFLIDDIDINDFDALAIPGGFEIYGFYNDAYSSIFLDLIRAFKSQNKLIASICVGALPVGKSGILKNKKATTYNSLVRRQALQEFGVHVLDQPIVSDDQIITSWNPSTAVDVALLLLEQLTSKDNAEKVRHLMGFDV
- a CDS encoding VIT family protein, producing MKEYKNQADDYLSPHYISRSNWLRAAVLGANDGILSTASIAIGVAAASNTREPIVLATLAGLVAGALSMAAGEYVSVSSQTDVEHADIEREKKELLDMPELELQRLAEIYEGRGLKKETALLVATELSEKDALGAHVRDELGINEISQAKPTQAAFASGAAFSAGGILPFFVVLFLPLHSMEYMLYVFAIFFLSVLGALAAKTGGSSVVKAILRITFWGTVAMGLTAFVGYLFNVTTA
- the hutI gene encoding imidazolonepropionase, producing the protein MRLLLTNIKELVQVEDNPVLFKAGAEMSRVDTIRDAFLLIHEDKIEDFGSMDRLHEVPDEDVLVEIDCSNRLVYPAFCDSHTHLVYPAPREKEFVDRIKGLSYEEIARRGGGILNSAKRLHETVEDDLYNDAMDRISEIIKMGTGAVEIKSGYGLNTEDELKILRVIRRIKETAPLCVKATFLGAHAIPQEYKNNPAEYADVVINEMIPQVAAEELADYIDVFCDRGFFSVEDTERILMAGMKYGLRAKIHANELGLTGGIQAGVKYNALSVDHLEFVGDEEITALKDSETMPTVLPGAAFFLNMPYSPVRKMIEAGLPVALASDYNPGSSPSGNMSFISAMGCIKYNMIPEEVINATTINTAYAMGISDKYGSIARGKIANLFITGTMPGIEYLPYSYGTNLVETVILNGEVQSL